A stretch of Myroides oncorhynchi DNA encodes these proteins:
- a CDS encoding DUF6089 family protein translates to MNKILLSLLVILTTFVAKAQIHEIGVGVGGSNYVGDIGSTQFIAPKDVGYNVFYRWNRSPRHSFRFSYSNHKLSGDDAKSDMGSRKERGYSFTNTVQQLAVGVEFNFFEFDLHQENFGFTPYLFVGLSGIRYNDLYFRPSTPIEGFESKSVDLVKGDKKNSMAIPFAGGVKLRLTSQINLNAEVAAHYTFTNNLDGSSPTEANRKSYSFGKNGNDWFFYSSISISYTFGKNPCYCAD, encoded by the coding sequence ATGAATAAAATTCTATTATCTCTATTAGTGATACTTACAACATTTGTAGCAAAAGCTCAAATCCATGAGATAGGGGTAGGAGTGGGAGGTTCAAATTATGTGGGAGATATTGGTTCTACTCAGTTTATTGCTCCAAAAGATGTAGGATATAATGTTTTTTATAGATGGAATAGAAGTCCTAGACATTCATTTAGGTTTAGTTATTCTAATCATAAGTTATCAGGTGATGATGCTAAATCAGATATGGGGAGTAGAAAAGAGAGAGGCTATAGTTTTACCAATACAGTTCAACAATTGGCTGTAGGTGTTGAGTTTAATTTTTTTGAATTTGATTTGCATCAAGAAAACTTTGGTTTTACTCCTTATTTATTTGTAGGGTTATCAGGTATCAGGTATAACGATTTATATTTTAGACCTAGTACACCTATAGAAGGGTTTGAATCAAAAAGTGTTGATTTAGTAAAAGGAGATAAGAAGAATTCTATGGCAATACCTTTTGCTGGTGGAGTTAAATTAAGACTTACTTCTCAAATAAATCTAAATGCAGAGGTAGCTGCTCACTATACTTTTACCAATAATTTGGATGGTAGTAGCCCAACGGAAGCAAATAGGAAATCTTATAGTTTCGGGAAAAATGGAAATGATTGGTTTTTTTATTCAAGTATATCTATAAGTTATACTTTTGGAAAAAATCCATGTTATTGCGCAGATTAA